One part of the Vitis riparia cultivar Riparia Gloire de Montpellier isolate 1030 chromosome 8, EGFV_Vit.rip_1.0, whole genome shotgun sequence genome encodes these proteins:
- the LOC117921189 gene encoding protein ABHD18, producing MVTVNLGMLHHILDHVYGAFMHRTKISPPFFSRGWGGAKLDLLERMIKQLFPEAEENWPPSLIQPIWKTVWETKTACLREGVFKTPCDERLLSALPPESHTARVAFLTPKFVPPQKMACVVHLAGTGDHTFERRLRLGGPLLKENIATMVLESPFYGQRRPVLQRGAKLLCVSDLLLLGRATIEEARSLLHWLDSEAGFGKMGVCGLSMGGVHAAMVGSLHPTPVATLPFLSPHSAVVAFCEGILKHATAWEALREDLAVQKAAMTLEDVRERMRNVLSLTDVTRFPIPKNPNAVIFVAATDDGYIPKHSVLELQKAWPGSEVRWVTGGHVSSFILHNGEFRRAIVDGLDRLQWKESPS from the exons ATGGTCACTGTGAATCTGGGAATGCTCCATCACATACTGGACCATGTATATGGGGCATTCATGCACAGAACAAAGATAAGTCCTCCATTCTTCTCCAGAGGATGGGGTGGGGCAAAGCTTGATCTTCTGGAGAGAATGATCAAACAACTATTTCCTGAAGCTGAGGAGAACTGGCCCCCTAGTTTGATCCAACCCATTTGGAAAACGGTTTGGGAAACAAAGACGGCTTGTTTGAGAGAAGGAGTTTTCAAAACCCCTTGTGACGAGCGGCTTCTGAGTGCATTGCCTCCTGAGAGTCATACTGCAAGGGTTGCTTTCCTTACTCCCAAATTCGTGCCACCCCAGAAGATGGCTTGTGTGGTTCATCTTGCAG GCACTGGGGACCATACATTTGAGCGAAGATTGCGTCTTGGTGGTCCATTGTTGAAGGAAAACATAGCAACCATGGTGCTTGAAAG CCCTTTTTATGGTCAGAGACGACCTGTGCTGCAGCGTGGTGCTAAGCTCTTGTGTGTGAGTGACTTGCTATTGCTAGGAAGGGCCACCATTGAAGAAGCCCGTAGTCTTCTACATTGGTTAGACTCTGAAGCAGGGTTTGGCAAGATGGGTGTCTGTGGACTTAGCATGG GCGGAGTACATGCTGCAATGGTTGGATCTCTGCACCCCACCCCTGTTGCTACCCTTCCTTTTCTCTCTCCACACTCTGCTGTTGTGGCATTCTGTGAAGGGATATTAAAACACGCAACTGCATGGGAGGCACTGAGAGAGGACCTTGCAGTGCAGAAGGCTGCAATGACTCTCGAGGATGTTAGAGAGCGGATGCGAAATGTACTGTCTCTCACAGATGTCACACGCTTCCCAATCCCCAAAAATCCCAATGCCGTTATCTTTGTTGCTGCTACT GATGATGGATATATCCCAAAACACTCAGTGCTGGAACTTCAGAAAGCTTGGCCTGGCTCAGAAGTGAGGTGGGTCACCGGAGGGCACGTCTCATCTTTTATTCTTCACAATGGTGAATTCCGCAGGGCGATAGTTGATGGGCTTGACAGATTACAATGGAAGGAGTCTCCATCGTGA